One window from the genome of Candidatus Margulisiibacteriota bacterium encodes:
- a CDS encoding ATP-binding protein produces MNTNYLELINEILSSSLKESEILEFKDYKFKDGKFNSLDSKNMNTLIKEICSFANADGGKIILGIAEDENHNPTKISDTGVNVENFETWEQSFRNKIATKTVPAIYGIKLHHVVVNNDNCIVIEIPKSILRPHAFDDGEHKFYKRNGNESRPMRYSDLKNGFSELEITQQKIYNFITDRISTILDSEIDESLSERSSLILHVIPEWSLDVSNFIDLKKCYNNRALSVISPDYSNYSYYNADGLMKTYETNHNGFSSYLQIFTDGKLEAGEIRLLNDFRDENPLEIYHWDQLE; encoded by the coding sequence ATGAATACAAACTACTTAGAACTAATCAATGAAATACTATCTAGTTCATTAAAAGAATCTGAGATACTCGAATTTAAAGATTATAAATTTAAGGACGGTAAATTTAATTCTTTAGATTCTAAAAACATGAATACACTCATTAAGGAAATCTGTTCTTTTGCCAATGCTGACGGCGGAAAAATAATTTTAGGTATTGCCGAGGATGAAAATCATAACCCAACTAAAATATCTGATACTGGAGTTAATGTTGAAAATTTTGAAACTTGGGAACAATCTTTCCGAAATAAAATAGCTACAAAAACAGTTCCTGCTATTTATGGTATTAAACTCCACCATGTCGTAGTAAATAATGATAACTGTATTGTTATTGAAATCCCCAAAAGCATATTAAGACCTCATGCATTTGATGATGGTGAACACAAATTTTATAAACGTAATGGAAATGAATCTCGACCAATGAGATATTCTGATTTGAAAAATGGGTTTTCCGAATTAGAGATCACACAGCAAAAGATATATAACTTTATCACAGATAGAATTTCGACTATCTTAGATTCTGAAATTGATGAGTCCTTATCTGAACGTTCTTCCCTAATACTTCACGTAATACCTGAATGGTCATTAGATGTTTCTAATTTTATAGATTTGAAAAAATGCTATAATAACAGAGCTTTAAGTGTTATTTCTCCTGATTATAGTAATTACTCATACTATAATGCTGATGGTCTAATGAAAACATATGAGACAAACCATAACGGATTTTCTTCATACCTACAAATATTTACAGATGGAAAACTTGAAGCAGGTGAAATTAGGTTGTTAAATGATTTTAGAGATGAAAATCCTTTAGAAATCTATCATTGGGATCAATTAGAAA
- a CDS encoding ImmA/IrrE family metallo-endopeptidase yields the protein MNQKRNLIYNDVQKLIAHHGTRDPRTILQERNVTLIPFKEKTKLLGMYKVILRNKFVFFNPFIDERILNMVFAHELGHDIYHYDLAKNEEMIEYELFNITSSTELEANLFASHLLIDDNELIEYIQEGKCYEELASIFNVNINLMFFKLNEMYRMGYPINRLDVCYDSKFFSEIDGTDNSNHELF from the coding sequence ATGAATCAAAAACGAAACCTGATTTATAATGACGTTCAAAAATTAATAGCTCATCATGGTACTCGAGACCCTCGTACTATTTTGCAAGAACGTAATGTAACTTTAATTCCGTTTAAAGAAAAAACAAAATTGCTAGGAATGTATAAAGTTATTCTTAGAAATAAGTTTGTCTTCTTCAATCCTTTCATCGATGAGCGAATTTTAAATATGGTCTTTGCTCATGAACTTGGACATGATATTTACCATTATGACCTTGCAAAGAATGAAGAGATGATTGAATATGAACTTTTTAATATTACAAGCTCGACGGAACTTGAAGCGAATCTTTTTGCATCGCATTTACTTATCGATGATAATGAATTAATTGAGTATATACAGGAAGGTAAATGCTATGAAGAGCTAGCCAGTATTTTTAACGTAAATATCAATTTGATGTTCTTTAAACTCAATGAAATGTATCGAATGGGCTACCCTATCAATCGATTAGATGTGTGTTATGACAGCAAATTCTTTTCTGAAATTGATGGAACGGATAACTCAAATCATGAATTATTTTAG